The Phoenix dactylifera cultivar Barhee BC4 chromosome 15, palm_55x_up_171113_PBpolish2nd_filt_p, whole genome shotgun sequence genome contains a region encoding:
- the LOC103716377 gene encoding transcription factor MYB106-like: protein MGRSPCCEKEGLKKGPWTPEEDQKLLACIEEHGHGSWRALPAKAGLQRCGKSCRLRWTNYLRPDIKRGKFSMQEEQTIIQLHALLGNRWSAIATHLPKRTDNEIKNYWNTHLKKRLAKMGIDPVTHKPKSDALSSCDGQPRSAANLSHMAQWESARLEAEARLVRESRLRATPPFQPQSPSSSAPPPPPPPPGSDSVAPPAPPLDALRAWQGAWSSKPTTGNPGGRIDLESPTSTGSFSENALPIASSGVMDANSTTCHEGPGQELEEEQDLEWKCFERQPLRMPDTKDHRMDSFASFSMDTTSIFGGDSSSWLPESSGGEFDAGFPGMLENSDDRNSSDGCGDSNYNAEGGSCAEEDGEEGDEDENYWNRILNLVNSASPSSSPPMF, encoded by the exons GCATCGAGGAGCACGGCCATGGGAGCTGGCGAGCATTGCCTGCGAAAGCCG GACTTCAGAGGTGTGGGAAGAGCTGCAGATTGAGGTGGACAAATTATCTAAGGCCTGATATCAAGAGGGGGAAGTTCAGCATGCAGGAAGAGCAGACCATCATTCAGCTTCATGCTCTTCTTGGAAACAG GTGGTCCGCAATAGCCACCCATCTACCCAAGCGAACTGACAATGAGATCAAGAACTACTGGAACACCCATCTCAAGAAGCGGCTGGCCAAGATGGGGATCGATCCGGTGACCCACAAGCCTAAGAGCGACGCTCTCAGCTCCTGCGACGGCCAGCCCAGGAGCGCCGCCAACCTCAGCCACATGGCTCAGTGGGAGAGCGCCCGCCTCGAAGCCGAGGCCCGCCTCGTCCGGGAATCCAGACTTCGTGCCACCCCGCCTTTCCAACCGCAGTCACCCTCTTCCTCTgcccctccgcctcctcctccgccgccaggCAGCGACTCGGTGGCTCCCCCGGCGCCGCCTCTTGATGCCCTCCGGGCATGGCAAGGAGCCTGGTCCAGCAAACCCACCACTGGAAATCCAGGCGGAAGgatcgatctcgagtcgccaACATCCACCGGGAGCTTCTCGGAGAACGCCCTGCCGATCGCAAGCAGCGGGGTAATGGATGCCAATTCCACAACGTGCCATGAAGGACCAGGTCAGGAATTGGAAGAGGAGCAAGATCTGGAGTGGAAGTGCTTCGAGAGGCAGCCACTTCGAATGCCGGACACCAAAGATCATAGGATGGATAGCTTCGCCAGCTTTTCGATGGACACCACGTCGATCTTTGGTGGGGACTCCTCCTCGTGGCTCCCGGAGTCTTCCGGTGGGGAATTCGATGCAGGGTTCCCTGGCATGCTGGAGAATTCCGATGACCGGAATTCTTCGGATGGGTGTGGGGACTCTAATTACAATGCGGAGGGTGGCAGCTGCGCGGAAGAGGATGGGGAGGAAGGGGACGAGGACGAGAACTATTGGAACAGAATTCTTAACTTGGTGAACTCGGCATCCCCCTCGAGTTCGCCGCCCATGTTCTAG